A single region of the Latilactobacillus curvatus JCM 1096 = DSM 20019 genome encodes:
- a CDS encoding hemolysin family protein: protein MNPDPGSSVWGQLLLILILTLVNAFFAAAEIALVSLSRVKMEEQANKGDKKARVLVQVLGHSNQFLATIQVAITFAGFLSSASAATTIAGRLAPLLGNAAWTKEAAVLIVTIVLSYVSLVFGELYPKQVALHRAEAIAKITVQPVRIVGILLRPFVWLLSMSTSLLMKLTPIDFSETEPKLTREEMVHMIESGKSAGVLETDEYEMLEGIITLNKKMAREVMVPRTDAFMIDICADNDQNIDAILAQPFSRIPVYRDDKDQVVGVVHIKNLLKEARQKGFQAMQIEAVMKEPLFVPETITIDDLLFEMKRTQQQMAILLDEYGGVVGLATIEDLLEEIVGEIDDESDKAEELYQKIDAQHYTVMGSMPINEFNSAFNTDIQVTDVDTIAGFVITEIGAIPVSGHPETIELPGGMSLTTGSVSGSRLIDLQLTLPEPETDAPEEVD, encoded by the coding sequence ATGAATCCTGACCCTGGAAGTTCGGTGTGGGGACAGTTACTGTTGATATTAATTTTGACCTTAGTGAATGCTTTTTTTGCTGCGGCAGAAATTGCACTTGTGTCACTAAGTCGTGTGAAGATGGAGGAGCAAGCCAATAAAGGTGACAAGAAGGCGCGAGTATTAGTTCAAGTCTTAGGTCATTCCAATCAGTTTTTAGCAACAATTCAAGTTGCGATTACGTTTGCGGGCTTCTTATCTTCAGCGAGTGCTGCCACAACCATTGCGGGTAGATTAGCACCCCTTTTAGGAAATGCGGCTTGGACAAAGGAAGCGGCCGTATTAATTGTGACGATTGTCTTATCCTATGTATCCCTGGTTTTTGGGGAATTATATCCTAAGCAAGTTGCACTGCATCGTGCAGAAGCAATTGCTAAAATAACGGTGCAACCCGTGCGGATCGTCGGTATCTTACTGCGACCATTCGTGTGGTTGCTATCAATGTCGACCTCGCTCTTAATGAAGTTGACACCAATTGATTTTTCAGAAACAGAACCGAAGCTCACCCGAGAAGAAATGGTCCACATGATTGAATCTGGGAAGAGTGCCGGTGTTCTGGAAACCGATGAATACGAAATGTTAGAGGGGATTATTACCCTCAATAAGAAGATGGCGCGCGAAGTCATGGTACCGCGGACTGATGCATTTATGATTGATATTTGTGCAGACAACGATCAAAACATCGATGCCATCTTAGCCCAACCATTCTCCCGCATTCCGGTTTATCGGGATGATAAGGATCAAGTGGTGGGGGTCGTGCATATCAAGAATCTCTTGAAAGAAGCACGCCAAAAAGGTTTTCAGGCCATGCAAATCGAAGCGGTAATGAAAGAACCTCTTTTTGTTCCCGAAACGATTACAATTGATGATTTATTATTTGAAATGAAACGCACACAGCAACAAATGGCAATTCTGTTGGATGAATACGGTGGCGTTGTTGGCTTAGCCACGATTGAAGATTTATTGGAAGAAATTGTTGGTGAAATCGATGATGAATCTGATAAAGCTGAAGAATTGTACCAAAAAATTGATGCGCAGCATTACACCGTTATGGGAAGTATGCCAATCAATGAATTTAACAGTGCCTTCAATACAGATATTCAAGTCACTGATGTGGATACAATTGCCGGGTTCGTGATTACTGAAATTGGTGCCATTCCAGTCAGTGGTCATCCGGAAACAATTGAGCTGCCAGGTGGCATGAGCTTAACGACGGGGTCGGTTTCCGGTTCACGGTTGATTGATTTACAATTAACGTTACCAGAACCAGAGACCGATGCACCAGAAGAAGTCGACTAA
- a CDS encoding AI-2E family transporter, whose translation MFDRLRQSKLLFWSIELLILAVLIFVCTKISFLFDPIGTFISTLFGPIIGAGLLFYLFNPLINLLGKLKISRNWAITIIFIVFFGGLIFIVATVIPNLIKQITQLVTNLPDFAHRLQKVADDLSSNPRLKNIDFNKYVNQLDLKPSKIAEKVMKSFTSGFGSMIGAITSVTVSVFTIPIMLFYMLKDGHRLVPNIQKMLPDRYNDQVADLLRKMGATISAYIGGQALECLFVGVFTFIGYLIIGMPYAYLLGFIAGVSNVIPYLGPYIGIAPALIISLSISIPKTIMVIVVVIVVQQIDGNLIYPNVIGRSLDIHPLTIIIILLVAGNIYGILGMILAIPFYAVTKTVITYLYDIQALRTKAKKGTDL comes from the coding sequence ATGTTTGATCGTTTACGCCAATCAAAACTATTATTTTGGTCAATTGAGCTTTTGATTTTGGCTGTGTTAATCTTTGTTTGCACCAAAATTAGCTTCTTATTTGATCCAATTGGCACCTTTATTTCAACTTTATTTGGGCCAATTATTGGCGCGGGATTATTATTTTACCTGTTTAACCCGCTAATCAATCTGTTAGGTAAACTCAAAATATCACGCAACTGGGCGATTACGATTATCTTCATCGTCTTTTTTGGCGGTTTAATTTTCATTGTAGCCACTGTGATTCCTAACTTGATTAAACAAATCACACAACTTGTGACGAACCTACCAGATTTTGCTCATCGACTGCAAAAAGTAGCGGATGATTTATCTAGCAATCCGCGCTTGAAAAACATTGACTTCAATAAATACGTCAATCAGTTAGATTTAAAACCATCGAAGATTGCTGAAAAAGTTATGAAGAGTTTCACATCTGGTTTTGGTAGTATGATTGGTGCGATTACGAGCGTTACAGTTAGTGTCTTCACGATTCCAATTATGTTGTTCTATATGTTAAAAGACGGACACCGTTTAGTGCCTAATATTCAAAAGATGTTACCTGATCGTTATAACGACCAAGTGGCGGACTTGCTTCGGAAGATGGGGGCGACGATTTCAGCTTATATCGGTGGTCAAGCTCTAGAGTGTTTATTCGTTGGCGTCTTTACATTTATTGGTTATCTCATTATCGGGATGCCATACGCTTATTTGTTAGGATTTATTGCTGGCGTTTCTAACGTAATTCCATACTTAGGGCCTTATATTGGGATTGCGCCCGCGTTGATTATCAGTTTATCAATTTCGATTCCCAAAACAATCATGGTGATTGTTGTCGTCATTGTTGTTCAACAAATCGATGGGAACTTGATTTATCCTAACGTGATTGGCCGTTCATTAGATATTCATCCGCTAACCATCATCATTATCTTATTGGTTGCTGGGAATATTTATGGGATTTTAGGCATGATTTTAGCGATTCCGTTTTATGCTGTTACCAAGACAGTGATTACTTATTTATATGATATTCAAGCGTTACGGACTAAAGCTAAAAAAGGGACCGACCTTTAA
- a CDS encoding GNAT family N-acetyltransferase, whose translation MLVKQTRDLKSTVYQDSLAIRQAVFIVEQHVPAELEIDEFEDQSIYFVGYVADQAVVTLRLIEADSDYHVQRVAVSRSARHHGYGQELMRAAEVFARESGKATLTLNAQLSAVPFYTQLNFQATAKPQFLDAGIMHQEMVKKLTD comes from the coding sequence ATGTTAGTGAAACAAACTCGTGATTTAAAAAGTACGGTTTATCAAGATAGTTTGGCAATTCGGCAAGCCGTATTCATTGTTGAACAACACGTGCCTGCTGAACTTGAGATTGATGAATTCGAAGACCAATCGATTTATTTTGTCGGCTACGTTGCTGATCAAGCCGTTGTGACGTTGCGGCTCATCGAAGCGGACTCAGATTATCATGTTCAACGTGTCGCAGTTAGCCGTTCAGCACGGCATCATGGTTATGGTCAAGAACTGATGCGTGCCGCTGAAGTTTTTGCTCGGGAATCAGGCAAAGCAACGCTCACTTTAAATGCTCAATTAAGTGCAGTACCGTTCTATACGCAACTTAATTTTCAAGCAACCGCCAAACCACAGTTCCTAGATGCCGGGATTATGCATCAAGAAATGGTTAAAAAATTAACTGACTAA
- the ntdP gene encoding nucleoside tri-diphosphate phosphatase, translating to MSMSIPKEGDYIAIQSYKHDGSLHRTWRDTMVLKTSENAVIGCNDHTLVTESDGRKWVTREPALIYFHKKYWFNVVTMIREGGVSYYCNLASPHVMDQEALKYIDYDLDVKVFPNGEKRLLDVDEYEAHSAKWHYSAETDRILKANVKVLVDWINNGKGPFSKEYIDIWYNRYQELAHRR from the coding sequence ATGTCGATGAGTATTCCCAAAGAAGGCGACTATATAGCGATTCAAAGTTATAAACACGATGGGAGTTTACACCGCACTTGGCGCGATACGATGGTTTTAAAAACCAGCGAGAACGCAGTCATTGGTTGTAACGATCATACCTTAGTTACAGAGTCAGACGGCAGAAAGTGGGTCACGCGGGAGCCGGCACTTATTTATTTCCATAAGAAGTATTGGTTTAACGTGGTGACAATGATTCGTGAAGGCGGCGTTTCTTATTATTGTAATTTGGCATCGCCGCATGTCATGGATCAAGAGGCGCTTAAGTATATCGATTATGATTTAGATGTGAAGGTTTTCCCCAATGGCGAAAAACGGCTTCTAGATGTCGATGAATATGAAGCGCACAGTGCGAAATGGCATTATTCCGCCGAAACTGATCGGATTTTAAAAGCCAACGTTAAGGTTTTGGTTGATTGGATCAACAATGGCAAAGGGCCCTTTTCGAAGGAATACATTGATATTTGGTATAACCGGTATCAAGAATTGGCGCACCGTCGTTAG
- the mutY gene encoding A/G-specific adenine glycosylase: MAPSERDAFQTAFMTWYDENRRDLPWRQNQEPYRVWLSEIMLQQTQVQTVIPYYERFLATFPTVADLAAAPEDLLMKTWEGLGYYSRARNLQKAARQVVDDYNGQWPTTAAELEKLAGIGPYTAGAIASICFGEVVPAIDGNAFRVFSRLLKIDADIANPKNRHIFYDAILPLIPKDRPGDFNQAVMDFGSQVCTAKNPTVGETALAPFFRSYQDGTLLDYPVKTKKAKQKPVAMFAVVIRSQRGLLFQKRPSTGLLANLSTYPLVAAEDLQATDDELLTPEEQLARIEAYFKEAFALELQQLHESGLKPVVHVFTHLKWTITLLEAQLAADADLAFFPGQWYTEAQLADVALPTVQKKLAARLSTN, translated from the coding sequence ATGGCACCGAGTGAACGGGACGCGTTTCAAACCGCGTTTATGACTTGGTATGATGAAAACCGCCGGGACTTGCCTTGGCGCCAGAATCAAGAGCCCTATCGTGTCTGGCTATCTGAAATTATGCTTCAGCAAACGCAGGTTCAAACAGTGATTCCGTACTATGAACGGTTCTTGGCGACTTTTCCAACGGTGGCAGACTTAGCGGCCGCTCCAGAGGACTTATTAATGAAAACGTGGGAGGGACTTGGTTATTATTCGCGCGCGCGTAACTTACAAAAAGCAGCGCGCCAAGTCGTCGACGACTACAATGGCCAGTGGCCAACAACCGCGGCTGAATTAGAAAAGTTAGCCGGGATTGGACCGTACACAGCGGGCGCTATCGCCAGTATTTGTTTTGGCGAAGTTGTCCCAGCAATCGATGGCAATGCTTTTCGGGTGTTCAGTCGGTTATTGAAAATCGATGCTGATATTGCCAATCCAAAGAACCGCCACATTTTTTACGATGCGATTTTACCGCTGATTCCCAAAGATCGCCCAGGTGACTTTAACCAAGCCGTGATGGATTTTGGCTCGCAAGTTTGTACGGCAAAGAATCCAACGGTTGGTGAGACGGCGTTAGCACCGTTTTTCCGGAGTTATCAAGATGGCACCTTATTGGATTATCCAGTCAAGACGAAGAAAGCAAAACAAAAACCAGTTGCGATGTTTGCAGTTGTGATTCGCTCGCAAAGGGGCTTATTATTTCAAAAACGACCGAGTACCGGTTTATTAGCGAACCTGTCCACTTATCCACTAGTCGCTGCGGAAGACTTGCAAGCAACCGACGATGAATTATTGACACCGGAAGAACAACTAGCTCGTATCGAAGCTTATTTTAAAGAGGCTTTTGCGCTAGAATTGCAGCAATTACATGAATCAGGTTTAAAACCTGTGGTGCACGTTTTTACGCATCTTAAATGGACAATTACCCTTTTAGAAGCACAACTTGCAGCAGATGCCGACCTCGCCTTTTTCCCAGGCCAATGGTATACCGAGGCACAATTAGCTGACGTTGCATTACCGACTGTGCAAAAGAAGTTAGCGGCACGTTTGTCAACCAATTAA
- the recX gene encoding recombination regulator RecX — protein MPKITKITAQKKSGRYNIFIDEQFAFGVTESVLIKYRLAKDLEIDSQLQRDIQKDDDNAKAYQLALNYLSHQLRTEKELTQYLREHEITPEGIQTSLAKLRELHYIDDQDYADSYVRTVINTADKGPKVVRQKLIQKGVSAAHIDQALSHYSVDDQVAVGLAAAKKLAKKYRHSSFFEQQQKVKQGLMQKGFGGDSLSLIIEVLALEADEDSEADALAELGAKKWRRYRLLEPRERRMKMQQALYRKGFNIDAINHFIDEQELSDGTE, from the coding sequence ATGCCGAAGATTACCAAAATAACGGCACAGAAAAAATCAGGCCGCTATAATATTTTTATCGATGAGCAATTCGCTTTCGGCGTGACCGAGAGTGTCTTGATTAAATACCGTTTAGCGAAGGATTTAGAGATTGATAGTCAACTGCAACGCGACATTCAAAAAGACGATGATAATGCCAAAGCGTATCAATTGGCGCTCAATTATCTGAGTCACCAATTGCGGACGGAAAAGGAACTAACGCAATATTTACGCGAACACGAGATCACTCCAGAAGGGATCCAGACTAGCTTGGCAAAACTACGCGAGTTACATTATATCGACGATCAGGATTACGCCGATAGCTACGTTCGTACTGTGATTAATACCGCTGATAAGGGCCCCAAAGTAGTCCGCCAGAAATTAATCCAAAAAGGTGTTAGTGCTGCCCATATCGATCAAGCACTTAGTCATTATTCAGTGGATGATCAAGTTGCGGTTGGGTTAGCAGCTGCTAAGAAGTTGGCGAAGAAATACCGTCATAGTTCATTCTTTGAACAGCAGCAAAAAGTCAAACAAGGTTTAATGCAAAAAGGGTTTGGCGGTGACAGCCTTAGTTTAATTATTGAAGTGTTGGCCCTTGAAGCCGATGAAGATAGTGAAGCTGACGCGCTTGCTGAACTTGGTGCAAAAAAATGGCGCCGTTATCGATTACTCGAACCACGAGAACGCCGGATGAAGATGCAACAAGCGTTGTATCGGAAAGGATTTAATATTGATGCAATCAACCACTTCATCGACGAACAAGAACTATCAGATGGCACCGAGTGA
- the rlmD gene encoding 23S rRNA (uracil(1939)-C(5))-methyltransferase RlmD, whose amino-acid sequence MPEQTNQVEVGQRFPLTIKRIGINGEGIGYYKRKIVFIPGALPEEVVVAEVTNVAPRFIEAKVHKLRQASPQRVTPKDATYGQVGGIELEHLSYPGQLAFKKDVVVQALEKFKPQGYAKYNITDTVGMENPWHYRNKAQFQVREIDGHLAAGLYAPSSHTLIDLPEFATQTDLTMKIIRTVLKLVESLGIPVFDETKNAGILKTLVVRESFSTGEAQLTFITNSPKLPQKHALITAIQAELPEVVSIMQNINKGKNVLVWGDQTIHLAGQETIMETLNGVHFELTARAFFQLNPVQTAKMYNLVQDALDLTPEDRLVDAYCGVGTIGLSLANQVAEVRGMDTIADSIEAAKHNAAINDIQNVEYAVGAAEDLLPEWLDNGFVPTALVVDPPRTGLDQKLIDAILDSRPLKFVYVSCNPSTLARDLKALVHTYQVEKIQPLDMFPQTARVEAVVTLTLKRDL is encoded by the coding sequence ATGCCAGAACAAACAAACCAAGTCGAAGTCGGCCAACGTTTTCCATTGACGATTAAACGAATCGGCATCAATGGTGAAGGGATTGGCTATTACAAACGCAAAATTGTCTTTATTCCAGGCGCACTTCCTGAAGAAGTGGTTGTCGCAGAAGTCACCAACGTTGCCCCTCGTTTCATTGAAGCAAAAGTCCACAAACTTCGCCAAGCTTCACCACAACGGGTTACCCCTAAGGATGCCACTTACGGCCAAGTCGGTGGGATTGAGCTTGAACACTTAAGCTATCCTGGCCAACTTGCCTTCAAAAAAGACGTCGTCGTCCAAGCGCTTGAAAAATTCAAACCACAAGGCTACGCCAAATACAATATTACCGATACAGTCGGAATGGAAAACCCCTGGCATTATCGCAACAAAGCACAATTCCAAGTCCGCGAAATCGACGGTCATTTAGCAGCTGGCTTATACGCTCCAAGTAGCCATACTTTAATTGATTTGCCTGAATTCGCAACCCAAACCGATTTAACAATGAAAATCATCCGAACCGTCTTGAAATTAGTCGAATCACTCGGAATTCCCGTCTTTGATGAAACTAAGAATGCTGGGATTTTAAAAACATTGGTCGTTCGCGAATCTTTTTCAACCGGTGAAGCGCAACTGACCTTCATTACCAACTCCCCTAAACTACCGCAAAAGCACGCCTTGATTACAGCCATCCAAGCTGAATTGCCCGAAGTGGTTTCAATCATGCAAAATATCAACAAAGGGAAAAACGTGCTCGTTTGGGGCGACCAAACGATTCATCTGGCTGGTCAAGAAACGATTATGGAAACTTTAAACGGCGTTCACTTCGAATTGACTGCCCGCGCCTTTTTCCAATTGAACCCAGTTCAAACGGCTAAGATGTATAACTTAGTTCAAGATGCACTTGATCTCACACCTGAAGATCGTCTCGTCGATGCTTATTGTGGGGTGGGTACAATTGGCTTGAGTCTTGCCAATCAAGTCGCAGAAGTACGCGGCATGGACACGATTGCCGATTCAATTGAAGCGGCTAAACACAACGCAGCCATCAATGACATTCAAAACGTTGAATATGCCGTAGGGGCTGCCGAAGACCTCCTCCCAGAATGGTTGGATAATGGCTTTGTCCCAACTGCCTTGGTGGTTGACCCACCACGCACTGGCTTAGATCAAAAATTAATTGATGCCATTTTAGACAGTCGGCCATTGAAATTTGTCTACGTCTCATGTAATCCATCAACCCTTGCACGGGATTTAAAAGCCCTTGTGCATACGTACCAAGTGGAAAAAATCCAACCATTGGACATGTTCCCCCAAACGGCACGAGTTGAAGCAGTTGTGACATTAACACTAAAACGCGACCTATAA
- a CDS encoding DUF805 domain-containing protein, translated as MREIQETPGQVTFKSAWRDYFKGYFDFTGRTTRAGYWWAMLILMIVWFMPFFALLFAQAAKVQLKMSGALVLYIIVIGLLGVLTFIPTLALSVRRYRDAGLNGRGAVVLWLLNGFASRFTSGNQGRAWTLISALIGLTLFIITLLKTDTITTNSDNPLVAFFLRKSASQPKRSEH; from the coding sequence ATGCGCGAGATTCAAGAAACACCAGGGCAAGTAACGTTTAAGTCAGCTTGGCGAGATTATTTTAAAGGTTATTTTGATTTTACGGGGCGAACAACACGTGCGGGTTATTGGTGGGCGATGTTGATTTTAATGATTGTTTGGTTCATGCCATTTTTCGCTTTGCTATTTGCACAAGCTGCAAAGGTGCAACTGAAGATGAGCGGTGCATTAGTGCTGTACATAATCGTTATCGGGTTGCTTGGGGTACTCACGTTTATTCCAACGTTGGCGCTTAGTGTACGGCGTTATCGGGATGCTGGGTTAAATGGTCGCGGAGCAGTTGTATTGTGGTTATTGAACGGGTTTGCATCCCGTTTTACATCGGGCAATCAGGGGCGCGCATGGACGTTAATTTCGGCGTTGATCGGTTTAACTTTATTTATAATCACGTTATTGAAAACAGACACGATTACAACCAACAGCGACAATCCACTAGTTGCTTTCTTCTTAAGAAAGAGTGCGTCACAACCGAAACGGTCTGAGCATTAA
- a CDS encoding nucleoside 2-deoxyribosyltransferase produces MKIYFANALFSAADFDYNAKVVAQLRQAIHGIDIYLPQENAAINAKNAYASSEMIAQADTDELVASDLVIAVLDGPTIDVGVASEIGVAYGRQIPMIGLYTDSRQQGATNPQKLAALQEIAENQFHYLNLYTTGLIKQNGTIVNNVDALIEAVQAHA; encoded by the coding sequence ATGAAAATTTATTTCGCAAACGCTCTATTCTCAGCAGCAGACTTTGATTATAATGCTAAGGTTGTTGCTCAACTGCGCCAAGCAATTCATGGTATCGATATCTATCTTCCACAAGAAAACGCCGCAATTAACGCCAAAAATGCTTATGCCAGCTCTGAAATGATCGCACAAGCCGATACAGACGAACTCGTTGCTAGCGATCTCGTCATTGCTGTTTTGGATGGTCCTACCATCGATGTTGGCGTTGCTAGTGAAATCGGTGTGGCATACGGTCGCCAAATTCCAATGATCGGATTATACACCGACAGCCGCCAACAAGGTGCTACAAATCCACAAAAACTAGCGGCTTTACAAGAGATCGCCGAAAACCAATTCCATTACTTAAACCTTTACACAACCGGCTTAATTAAACAAAACGGCACGATTGTGAATAATGTAGACGCGTTGATTGAGGCAGTGCAAGCCCATGCCTAA
- a CDS encoding IS30-like element ISLpl1 family transposase, which yields MSSITYSERIKIETFCELGLSNIQMGVRLNRSPSTISYELSRCQPYQAELAQTDAEYKRSRCGRKTKLSDELKQKILNHLRLSWSPGMIAHEFKLATKSIYNWLNQGRIGFSLNDLPEHGVRQRRNVDQRSKYNQSLGRSIEQRPMMINQRKRIGDFELDTVVGPRGHSKAVLLTLIDRKSRFLWAYRLKDRTTATVNEALTKFLTTFNGPVHSFTVDRGTEFSGLVSLESQYGIKTYYCHAYTPAERGSNERFNRNLRYFYPKGTRFEHISAQDLTTTLLQINQRPLKILDWQTPYQVMLTNLSENSD from the coding sequence TTGTCTAGTATAACCTATTCCGAACGAATTAAAATCGAAACCTTTTGTGAACTAGGGCTGTCCAATATCCAAATGGGCGTTCGGCTGAACCGATCACCGTCAACAATTTCTTATGAATTATCTCGATGTCAACCTTATCAGGCTGAATTAGCACAAACAGATGCCGAATACAAGCGATCACGATGTGGTCGGAAAACTAAGCTGAGCGATGAGTTAAAGCAAAAAATTCTCAACCATTTACGTCTAAGCTGGTCACCAGGAATGATTGCTCACGAATTTAAACTAGCTACTAAATCTATTTATAATTGGCTAAATCAGGGGAGAATTGGTTTCTCCTTGAATGATCTACCTGAACATGGCGTACGCCAACGGCGTAACGTTGACCAACGATCCAAATATAATCAATCTTTGGGGCGATCAATTGAACAGCGTCCCATGATGATTAATCAACGTAAGCGCATCGGCGATTTTGAACTAGATACAGTCGTTGGTCCTCGTGGGCATAGTAAGGCAGTTTTATTAACTTTAATCGATCGCAAATCACGGTTCCTTTGGGCATACCGGTTAAAAGATCGGACGACAGCGACTGTTAATGAAGCACTAACTAAGTTCCTAACCACTTTTAATGGTCCGGTGCACAGCTTTACTGTGGACCGTGGCACTGAGTTTAGTGGGCTAGTATCACTTGAATCACAATATGGTATTAAGACCTATTACTGCCATGCTTATACGCCAGCTGAACGTGGTAGTAATGAACGCTTTAATCGGAATTTACGTTATTTTTATCCTAAAGGGACTCGTTTTGAGCACATTAGTGCTCAAGATTTAACGACGACGTTACTCCAAATTAACCAGCGACCGCTTAAAATACTCGACTGGCAAACACCGTATCAGGTTATGCTGACAAATTTGTCCGAAAATTCGGATTAA
- a CDS encoding hydroxymethylglutaryl-CoA synthase, whose product MQIGIDKMGLFTPNTYLDLVMLANARGVDPDKYTIGIGQDQMAIAPLSQDSVTMAANAALEVLDDDNRDSIGLLILGTESGIDQSKAGALYVQRLLGLKNARAFEIKEACYGATAGLMTAYDFVAAHPEQKALVIGSDIARYGLDTPGEVTQGAGAVAMIVSAAPRLLALEPATAIHSDDIQDFWRPNYSKEAFARGKYSTEQYIEFFQATWADYRAQTGRTISDFKALTFHLPYTKMGLKALRTILPEATETEQAYLLDRYQESTLYSRQIGNIYTGALYLGFLSLLEQSTQLAAGDRIGLFSYGSGAISEFFTGILQPGFEKQLAGADHKAMLAARRQLTMAEYENQFQAELPEDGSEYEIDLAMDNAPIILKGVKEHERNYQVRD is encoded by the coding sequence ATGCAAATCGGAATTGATAAGATGGGCCTTTTTACGCCTAATACCTACTTAGATTTAGTGATGCTAGCTAACGCGCGAGGCGTTGATCCTGACAAATACACAATTGGAATTGGTCAAGATCAAATGGCAATTGCCCCCCTCAGTCAAGACAGTGTCACAATGGCGGCTAACGCGGCTCTTGAAGTGTTGGATGATGATAATCGTGATTCAATTGGTTTATTAATTTTAGGCACTGAATCAGGAATCGATCAGTCAAAAGCCGGTGCCCTTTATGTACAACGCTTATTAGGATTAAAAAATGCCCGTGCTTTTGAAATTAAAGAAGCTTGTTACGGGGCAACCGCTGGTTTGATGACCGCTTATGACTTTGTAGCGGCGCATCCAGAGCAAAAAGCATTAGTCATCGGTTCCGATATCGCCCGTTATGGGCTGGATACACCAGGTGAAGTGACACAAGGTGCCGGCGCGGTTGCAATGATCGTTAGTGCAGCACCACGTTTGTTGGCGTTAGAACCGGCAACGGCCATTCACAGTGATGACATTCAAGATTTCTGGCGCCCTAATTATTCAAAAGAAGCTTTTGCGCGTGGCAAATATTCAACTGAACAATACATCGAATTTTTCCAAGCAACTTGGGCAGACTATCGCGCTCAAACTGGCCGCACAATCTCAGATTTCAAAGCCTTAACGTTCCATTTACCATACACAAAGATGGGGTTGAAGGCATTGCGGACAATCTTGCCAGAAGCAACGGAAACAGAACAAGCATATTTATTAGACCGTTATCAAGAAAGTACATTGTATAGCCGTCAAATTGGTAATATCTATACTGGCGCGTTATACCTAGGCTTCCTTTCATTGTTGGAACAATCAACGCAATTGGCAGCCGGCGATCGAATTGGTTTATTCAGTTACGGTTCAGGTGCAATCAGTGAATTCTTCACCGGTATTTTGCAACCCGGATTTGAAAAACAATTAGCCGGTGCGGACCACAAAGCAATGCTTGCTGCACGACGTCAATTGACGATGGCTGAATACGAAAATCAATTCCAAGCAGAACTACCAGAAGACGGTAGCGAATATGAAATTGATTTGGCAATGGACAACGCGCCAATCATTTTAAAAGGTGTTAAGGAACACGAACGCAATTATCAAGTTAGAGATTAA